A single genomic interval of Sebastes umbrosus isolate fSebUmb1 chromosome 11, fSebUmb1.pri, whole genome shotgun sequence harbors:
- the LOC119497577 gene encoding chemokine-like receptor 1, with product MEMTNASSYHINTTDVSRNNGSTNIDKYAELRKSLHTLSLVVYCLAFVLGVLGNGVVIWVTGFKMKKTINTVWFLNLAVADFLFTAFLPLSVTHIALNLHWPFGKFMCKLVTTINSLNIFASVYILVVISVDRCVSVVWPVWAQNHRSVRKASCVSLGVLVLALILSIPFFIFRDTEPSSNNDDIIICFTNYALSDDDETSSVNQLGQLRHEAMTMTRFLLGFVVPFTVIVSCYAVIIHRIRRNRTLASQSSRPFKIIAAVITTFFLCWAPYHIIHLIEMVNLRPTNRSITLRHVTIIGGPLANNLAFFNSVLNPLLYVFMGQDFKDKVCKSILTVLETAFREEVSGSHTDTKSADTSRSREMSALNTEV from the coding sequence ATGGAGATGACCAATGCCTCTTCCTATCACATCAATACAACAGATGTATCTAGAAATAATGGCTCTACAAATATTGACAAGTATGCGGAGCTGAGAAAGTCTCTCCACACCTTGTCCCTCGTTGTTTACTGTCTGGCCTTTGTCCTTGGTGTGCTCGGGAATGGAGTGGTTATCTGGGTGACCGGGTTCAAGATGAAGAAAACCATTAACACAGTTTGGTTCCTCAACCTGGCTGTGGCCGACTTCCTCTTCACAGCGTTCCTGCCTCTGAGTGTGACCCACATAGCTTTGAATCTCCACTGGCCTTTCGGCAAGTTCATGTGCAAACTTGTCACCACTATAAACTCCCTGAACATCTTTGCCAGTGTCTACATTCTGGTTGTGATCAGTGTGGacagatgtgtgtctgtggtgtggcCCGTCTGGGCCCAGAACCACCGGAGTGTACGCAAGGCGTCCTGTGTGAGTCTGGGTGTTTTGGTACTGGCTCTGATCCTCAGCATTCCGTTCTTCATCTTCAGGGACACTGAGCCGTCATCTAACAATGACGATATCATCATCTGCTTCACCAACTATGCTCTTTCTGATGACGATGAAACATCGTCTGTGAATCAGCTGGGACAGCTTCGTCATGAGGCCATGACCATGACCCGCTTCCTCCTGGGATTTGTTGTCCCCTTCACTGTCATTGTCTCCTGTTATGCTGTGATAATCCATCGTATCAGAAGAAACCGCACCCTGGCCAGCCAGTCAAGTCGCCCCTTTAAGATCATCGCCGCAGTCATCACCACCTTTTTCCTGTGCTGGGCTCCGTATCACATCATTCATTTAATTGAGATGGTGAATTTAAGGCCTACTAATCGTAGTATAACATTGCGCCATGTCACCATTATTGGTGGTCCTTTAGCAAATAACCTGGCTTTTTTCAACAGTGTCCTGAACCCACTGCTGTATGTGTTCATGGGACAAGATTTCAAGGATAAAGTCTGCAAATCCATCCTGACTGTATTGGAGACTGCCTTCCGGGAAGAAGTTTCTGGCTCTCACACCGACACAAAGTCAGCGGACACGAGTCGGAGCAGAGAGATGTCAGCTCTTAATACTGAAGTTTAA
- the LOC119497309 gene encoding chemokine-like receptor 1, whose product MMEMTNTSSYHINTTDVSRNNGSTNIYKYAELKKSLHTLSLVVYCLAFVLGVLGNGVVIWVTGFKMKKTVNTVWFLNLAVADFLFTAFLPLSVTYIALNLHWPFGKFMCKLVTTINSLNMFASVYILMVISVDRCVSVVWPVWAQNHRSVRKASCVSLGVWVLALILSTPYFIFRDTGLKPSKDAIICFNNFALSDDDETPSVIQLGQFRHEAMTMTRFLLGFVVPFTVIVSCYAVIIHRIGRNRTLASQSSRPFKIIAAVITTFFLCWAPYHIIKLIEMVNSRPTNRSITLYHVTIIGGPLANNLAFFNSVLNPLLYVFMGQDFKDKVCKSILTVLETAFREEVSQSHTDTKSTVISRSKNKLVSDTVV is encoded by the coding sequence ATGATGGAGATGACCAATACCTCTTCCTATCACATCAATACAACAGATGTATCTAGAAATAATGGCTCTACAAATATTTACAAGTATGCAGAGCTGAAAAAGTCTCTCCACACCTTGTCCCTCGTTGTTTACTGTCTGGCCTTTGTCCTTGGTGTGCTCGGGAATGGAGTGGTTATCTGGGTGACCGGGTTCAAGATGAAGAAAACCGTTAACACAGTTTGGTTCCTCAACCTGGCTGTGGCCGACTTCCTCTTCACAGCGTTCCTGCCTCTGAGTGTGACCTACATCGCTTTGAATCTCCACTGGCCTTTCGGCAAGTTCATGTGCAAACTTGTCACCACTATAAACTCCCTGAACATGTTTGCCAGTGTCTACATTCTGATGGTGATCAGTGTGGACAGATGTGTGTCTGTAGTGTGGCCCGTCTGGGCCCAGAACCACCGGAGTGTACGCAAGGCTTCCTGTGTGAGTCTGGGTGTTTGGGTACTGGCTCTGATTCTCAGCACTCCATACTTCATCTTCAGGGACACTGGGCTGAAACCCAGTAAGGACGCCATCATCTGCTTCAACAACTTTGCTCTTTCTGATGACGATGAAACACCGTCTGTGATTCAGCTGGGACAGTTTCGTCATGAGGCCATGACCATGACCCGCTTCCTCCTGGGATTTGTTGTCCCCTTCACTGTCATTGTCTCCTGTTATGCTGTGATAATCCATCGTATCGGAAGAAACCGCACCTTGGCCAGCCAGTCGAGTCGCCCCTTTAAGATCATCGCCGCAGTTATCACCACTTTTTTCCTGTGCTGGGCTCCGTATCACATCATTAAATTAATTGAGATGGTGAATTCCAGGCCTACTAATCGTAGTATAACATTGTACCATGTCACCATTATTGGTGGTCCTTTAGCAAATAACCTGGCTTTTTTCAACAGTGTCCTGAACCCACTGCTGTATGTGTTCATGGGACAAGATTTCAAGGATAAAGTCTGCAAATCCATCCTGACTGTATTGGAGACTGCCTTCCGGGAAGAAGTTTCTCAGTCTCACACCGACACAAAGTCTACGGTCATCAGCAGAAGCAAAAATAAGTTAGTTAGTGACACTGTGGTATGA